From a single Lewinella sp. LCG006 genomic region:
- a CDS encoding IS91 family transposase, with amino-acid sequence MNRVIKRPDWEVAQVVQRFGSTFATQHKMPARHWQTLWALRDCRTAVLGGHIEYCGECRSIQRISYNSCRNRHCPKCGGLERELWIQAREEELLPVPYQHIVFTIPQELNIWCCYNDAFCYDLLFKAAWRTLRTFAADPCYLGAQLGATMVLHTWGQNLSLHPHVHCIVPAGGLTPKQVWKKPRRKAGFLFPVKAMSEVFKAIYLKDFMRAWNGNKLKIPPDAPLTKAEKNAWRRQRYDQAWLVYAKAPFRTPKTVVEYLGRYTHKVAISNQRITHISDQHVRFRYKDYRQNGKQKIMQLNGTEFLRRFCLHILPQGFRRMRHYGILSNARKTEALAAARENLGVDSPEKSTKAQRKAQLLEQYFPDLPKTCNSCGCIDSIRQLRFAPGGTARAPPLVIGELGK; translated from the coding sequence GTGAACCGCGTAATTAAACGGCCCGACTGGGAAGTGGCTCAGGTTGTTCAGCGTTTTGGCAGTACTTTTGCCACACAGCACAAGATGCCTGCTCGTCATTGGCAGACCTTGTGGGCTTTGCGTGATTGTCGCACTGCGGTATTGGGTGGACATATCGAGTACTGTGGAGAGTGCCGTAGCATTCAGCGCATCAGCTACAACTCCTGTCGCAACCGCCATTGCCCGAAGTGCGGTGGACTGGAACGCGAGCTGTGGATTCAAGCTCGGGAGGAGGAGCTGCTGCCCGTGCCTTATCAACACATCGTGTTCACTATCCCGCAAGAGCTGAACATTTGGTGCTGCTACAATGATGCCTTTTGTTACGATTTGCTCTTCAAAGCCGCTTGGCGGACGCTCAGGACTTTCGCAGCCGATCCGTGCTATCTGGGCGCACAGTTGGGAGCAACAATGGTACTACACACTTGGGGACAAAACCTTAGTCTGCATCCCCATGTGCACTGCATCGTTCCAGCCGGGGGACTTACCCCTAAACAGGTCTGGAAGAAGCCGCGCCGCAAAGCCGGTTTCCTCTTCCCCGTCAAAGCCATGAGTGAAGTTTTCAAGGCCATCTACCTCAAAGATTTTATGCGTGCCTGGAACGGCAACAAACTCAAGATTCCTCCTGATGCTCCTCTGACCAAAGCCGAGAAAAACGCTTGGCGAAGACAACGCTATGATCAAGCTTGGCTCGTATACGCCAAGGCTCCTTTTCGTACGCCCAAAACCGTAGTGGAATACTTGGGCCGCTACACCCATAAAGTCGCCATTAGTAATCAACGTATTACCCACATCAGCGACCAACACGTTCGTTTCCGCTACAAGGATTATCGCCAAAACGGGAAACAGAAAATCATGCAACTAAACGGCACGGAGTTCCTACGCCGATTCTGTTTGCATATTCTACCCCAAGGATTTCGGCGCATGAGACACTATGGCATACTTTCCAACGCTCGTAAAACCGAAGCCCTGGCGGCGGCTCGTGAAAACTTGGGAGTGGATTCTCCTGAAAAAAGCACGAAAGCCCAGCGTAAAGCCCAATTATTGGAGCAGTATTTTCCCGACTTACCCAAAACCTGCAACAGTTGCGGCTGCATCGACAGCATCCGACAACTCCGCTTCGCGCCCGGAGGTACCGCTCGCGCACCACCCTTGGTCATTGGTGAACTAGGAAAATAG
- a CDS encoding tyrosine-type recombinase/integrase translates to MADHLTVAGRAEATIVNYVRGLRDLQAHYDLPADELSRDQLIAFLAGRKAHISSSTLNTLICSLKYYYREVLRCQELIVDLPNPRYSKQLGDLLDADEVRTLLRATRSLRHRIVIELIFSLGLRVAEVGRLRLGDFDRTQRTLIIRTSKGNVTRVLPYGERLRGTLIDYFRQEEPTDYLIPGRERSKSDGISVRGVQYILRMTLQRSGLKKHVCPHALRHSFAVHYLNNGGNILRLQQLLGHAHLSSTLIYLRYTTFTLRDIDSPLDFLYREPRN, encoded by the coding sequence ATGGCCGATCATCTTACGGTGGCAGGGCGAGCCGAGGCGACGATCGTCAACTATGTACGCGGACTGCGCGATTTACAAGCGCACTACGACCTGCCCGCTGATGAGCTTAGCCGCGATCAGCTTATTGCTTTTCTCGCCGGGCGCAAGGCCCACATCAGTTCTTCCACCCTCAATACCCTGATCTGTAGTCTCAAGTACTACTACCGCGAGGTATTGCGATGTCAAGAACTCATCGTCGATCTGCCTAATCCACGCTATTCGAAGCAACTCGGAGATTTACTTGATGCCGATGAGGTACGCACTTTACTTCGGGCCACTCGTAGTTTACGTCACCGCATCGTTATCGAACTGATCTTTTCTCTTGGCTTGCGAGTCGCCGAAGTCGGACGCTTACGCCTCGGAGACTTCGACCGCACCCAGCGTACACTGATCATCCGAACGTCTAAGGGGAACGTGACTCGCGTGTTGCCCTACGGCGAACGATTGAGAGGTACACTGATCGACTATTTCCGCCAGGAAGAACCTACTGATTACCTCATTCCTGGTCGAGAACGCAGCAAGTCTGATGGTATTTCCGTGCGCGGCGTGCAGTATATTCTCAGGATGACACTCCAACGTTCAGGCTTGAAAAAGCATGTCTGTCCTCACGCGCTGCGTCATTCCTTCGCGGTGCATTATCTCAACAACGGTGGCAACATCCTGCGTTTACAGCAACTCCTTGGCCATGCTCATCTCAGCAGTACCCTGATCTACTTGCGCTACACTACTTTCACCCTGCGGGACATTGACAGTCCGCTCGATTTCCTCTACCGTGAACCGCGTAATTAA
- a CDS encoding transposase produces MGKRIFTDKQRLEVLAEYDAGTSIGDLCRKHQISAATFYKWKKDKASDEDEQARRLKEVEAELSRLKKMYAELSIDHDILKQGYGILKKWQAQDAKKK; encoded by the coding sequence ATGGGTAAGCGAATATTCACAGACAAACAGCGCCTTGAAGTTTTGGCCGAATATGATGCCGGAACTTCGATTGGTGATTTGTGTCGTAAGCATCAGATTAGTGCGGCGACCTTTTACAAATGGAAGAAGGACAAAGCCAGCGATGAAGATGAGCAAGCACGTCGCCTCAAAGAAGTAGAGGCCGAGCTGAGTCGGCTCAAAAAGATGTATGCCGAGCTGAGTATCGACCACGACATTCTCAAACAAGGCTATGGAATACTAAAAAAGTGGCAAGCCCAGGACGCCAAGAAAAAGTGA
- a CDS encoding IS3 family transposase: MASPGRQEKVIDEVRFGQQQSIRRCCRVLGMRRSTYHSRKAGYRPDQVDQALAKVLRVTAEEHVAWGFWMIFHYLRYHGLINDNHKRVYRIWCQEGLNLRPTPKRRRIYREYKDLLSPDGINEGWAMDFVSDWIFGPTSKQVRIINIMDEGSRRALWTEAHHSISAKKLIEVLDQTVVYRGKPEYIRCDNGPEFISQHLIAWANKNGIELRYIQPGKPSQNGLIERLNKTLRRECLNLTWFQSMEQLNEEIQAWSHIYNELRPHKNLGRIPPAQHEIDHQNFYYKPVAA, translated from the coding sequence GTGGCAAGCCCAGGACGCCAAGAAAAAGTGATCGACGAAGTTCGATTCGGGCAGCAGCAAAGCATTCGCCGCTGCTGCCGCGTGCTGGGCATGAGACGGTCAACGTATCACTCCCGTAAAGCGGGATATCGTCCTGATCAAGTAGACCAAGCTTTGGCAAAAGTACTCAGGGTGACCGCCGAAGAGCACGTCGCTTGGGGCTTTTGGATGATTTTTCATTATCTGCGCTATCATGGTCTTATCAATGATAATCATAAGCGTGTGTATCGAATCTGGTGTCAAGAGGGCTTAAATTTGCGTCCTACGCCTAAACGTCGAAGGATTTACCGCGAGTACAAAGACTTACTTAGTCCTGATGGCATAAATGAAGGGTGGGCTATGGACTTCGTCAGCGACTGGATCTTTGGACCAACCAGTAAGCAAGTTCGCATCATCAACATCATGGACGAAGGCTCCAGGCGTGCGCTATGGACGGAAGCTCACCATAGCATATCGGCTAAAAAGCTTATTGAGGTACTCGACCAAACGGTGGTCTATCGGGGAAAACCTGAATACATCCGTTGTGATAATGGCCCTGAATTCATCAGCCAACACCTCATCGCTTGGGCCAACAAAAATGGTATCGAGCTACGCTATATTCAACCTGGCAAACCATCGCAAAACGGATTAATTGAGCGGCTCAACAAAACACTCCGGCGAGAATGCTTAAATTTGACCTGGTTCCAATCTATGGAGCAACTTAACGAAGAGATCCAAGCATGGTCTCACATTTACAACGAATTACGACCACATAAAAACCTAGGGCGAATACCGCCTGCACAACATGAAATCGACCATCAGAATTTCTACTATAAACCGGTAGCGGCTTAG
- a CDS encoding tyrosine-type recombinase/integrase, protein MKTKEAYQQGLRTYLILKNYSPATVSAYGCAFRQFLDWRAARKYGEDFTPEQARQYLLYRYEQGLKWQTINGDYSAIQKFYIHVLKQDWDVNHIPRPRKERSLPGVLSQEEVQRLIEHGRTFKHQVFMTLIYATGLRLSEALNLKLTGIDSDRMQLRVMKGKGAKDRYVVIPDCLLELLRTYYKTYRPEGYLFNGKYKGSRWANRSAQHALECARTDAGIGRSVSPHVLRHCYATHHLENGTNLVYLKAQLGHKNLKTTARYIHLCQSYQPRVKHPLAEMSIRYDPQTA, encoded by the coding sequence ATGAAAACGAAAGAAGCTTATCAGCAAGGATTACGTACGTATTTGATCTTGAAGAACTACAGTCCAGCGACGGTGTCGGCGTATGGTTGTGCTTTTCGTCAGTTTTTGGACTGGCGGGCAGCGCGGAAGTATGGAGAAGATTTTACTCCCGAGCAAGCGCGACAATATTTGCTCTATCGCTACGAACAGGGCTTGAAGTGGCAGACCATCAACGGGGACTATTCGGCGATCCAGAAGTTTTACATCCATGTTTTAAAACAAGACTGGGATGTGAACCACATTCCACGACCACGCAAAGAGCGTAGCCTTCCGGGCGTGTTGTCGCAAGAGGAAGTGCAGCGACTGATCGAGCACGGGCGAACGTTTAAGCACCAGGTGTTTATGACGCTGATCTACGCCACGGGTTTGCGTTTAAGCGAAGCCTTAAATTTAAAACTTACGGGGATCGATTCCGATCGGATGCAGTTGCGGGTGATGAAGGGCAAAGGTGCCAAAGATCGTTACGTGGTCATCCCGGATTGCTTGTTGGAACTGCTGCGAACTTATTATAAAACCTACCGTCCTGAGGGCTATCTGTTCAATGGGAAATACAAGGGTAGCCGCTGGGCGAACCGCTCGGCACAGCACGCGCTGGAATGTGCTCGCACGGATGCTGGTATTGGCAGATCGGTGTCGCCACACGTGCTGCGGCACTGTTATGCGACCCACCATCTGGAAAATGGAACAAATTTGGTATATTTAAAAGCACAATTGGGCCACAAAAATCTTAAAACTACGGCCCGTTATATTCATTTATGTCAGTCTTATCAGCCACGGGTCAAGCATCCATTAGCGGAGATGAGCATTCGCTACGACCCCCAAACAGCATAG
- a CDS encoding transposase zinc-binding domain-containing protein — translation MSVLSATGQASISGDEHSLRPPNSIGQLFRDWGEIYIDTFCPDLRTIKLIRAVRACRTPTLGGQCYECKDCGGKHYHYFSCGHSHCPICQGIKRMQWQDRLGVRMLPVPYAHITFTVPHELNGLIRKNPAPMFNLLFQSAWQTIRKVCADESNVGGLPGMTAVLHTWGSDLKYHVHLHCLVTFGGYDRQSGEWRWPKRKRKVARFRKLRGGYRSIFLEQLEKEMEAKKRVINYHENCEMVTKGLTKKSWVVNHQHPTADTKVIEEYLGRYTCLPASC, via the coding sequence ATGTCAGTCTTATCAGCCACGGGTCAAGCATCCATTAGCGGAGATGAGCATTCGCTACGACCCCCAAACAGCATAGGGCAGCTGTTCCGGGACTGGGGAGAGATTTACATCGACACCTTCTGTCCCGATCTGCGGACCATCAAACTGATCCGTGCGGTGCGGGCTTGTCGGACGCCGACGCTGGGAGGACAATGCTATGAATGTAAAGACTGCGGTGGCAAACACTACCACTATTTTTCCTGTGGTCATAGCCATTGCCCTATTTGTCAGGGCATCAAGCGAATGCAATGGCAGGATCGACTAGGTGTGCGGATGCTACCGGTACCTTACGCTCATATAACCTTTACCGTGCCGCACGAACTCAACGGTCTGATCCGTAAGAATCCGGCCCCGATGTTCAATCTTCTATTCCAGTCCGCTTGGCAGACGATCCGTAAGGTCTGCGCGGATGAAAGCAATGTGGGCGGCCTGCCCGGCATGACGGCGGTGCTGCATACATGGGGTTCGGATCTAAAGTACCACGTCCACCTGCACTGTCTGGTGACCTTTGGCGGCTACGATCGGCAAAGCGGTGAGTGGCGGTGGCCTAAGCGGAAGCGCAAAGTGGCTCGTTTTCGAAAGCTGCGAGGTGGTTATCGCAGCATTTTCCTGGAGCAACTGGAAAAAGAAATGGAGGCAAAAAAGAGGGTCATCAATTACCACGAAAACTGCGAAATGGTGACCAAAGGACTGACCAAAAAGTCTTGGGTGGTCAACCATCAGCACCCCACGGCAGACACCAAAGTGATCGAAGAATACCTGGGGCGCTACACCTGCCTGCCAGCGAGCTGCTAA
- a CDS encoding IS4 family transposase — MTAISVVFDHKLGDARLEKRANRILHQMIKSGSGVPNRLNTHHRERMGMSRFLNNNRLSMDALVNSITQSWYTEEYADRDLYVIQDTTDYNAIGHKGRLSESDEDLGPLWKDDTNQEFGFFLHPGLVLDGDSGFPLGYTHLHIWNRCVDQPNRHERNYKRQPIEQKSSYRWLESIDYSTQVLKGHRGKVVHVMDREGDIYELFAKPMPPNHHLVIRTSKQRVIYDESDSKHLLWQYLEEQATKGLVIEVAIPRQKKRKARKAKMALSYGRVEIARPKDRTKAQGPDRIPLYFVQLKELEHSVPDGEAPVHWTIWTDMVIENEHQALKIVDIYQNRWNIEELFSLLKTKGLECESAQVESGIAMKRLVIMAMQAALHLLQLLKDRDHVYQEKATLLIDTQDLTFVELLIPIYEGQTQKQKNPHPPESLARLAWLIGRMGGYSGYKSQSPPGPKTMRWGWRRFQEQLSAWRIVNQIKLD, encoded by the coding sequence ATGACAGCTATTAGTGTAGTATTTGATCATAAATTAGGTGATGCTCGCTTAGAAAAACGAGCAAACCGTATATTACATCAGATGATAAAAAGTGGCAGCGGTGTTCCCAATCGACTGAATACACACCATCGAGAACGAATGGGGATGAGTCGATTTTTAAATAACAATCGATTGAGTATGGATGCTCTGGTGAACAGTATTACCCAGTCTTGGTATACGGAGGAGTATGCTGACCGGGATTTATATGTCATACAAGACACGACCGACTATAATGCAATTGGCCATAAGGGGCGTTTAAGTGAGTCGGATGAGGACTTGGGGCCACTTTGGAAAGATGATACGAATCAAGAATTCGGTTTTTTTCTTCATCCCGGCCTTGTGTTGGATGGCGATAGTGGATTTCCATTGGGCTACACACACCTTCATATCTGGAATCGATGTGTAGACCAACCGAATCGACATGAGCGTAATTACAAGAGGCAGCCTATTGAGCAGAAGAGTTCTTATCGCTGGTTGGAGAGTATAGATTATAGTACACAAGTTTTAAAGGGGCATCGGGGAAAAGTTGTTCATGTCATGGATCGGGAAGGGGATATCTACGAACTCTTCGCTAAGCCAATGCCCCCCAATCATCATTTGGTTATTCGCACTAGCAAGCAGCGGGTGATTTATGACGAGTCTGACAGCAAGCATTTATTGTGGCAGTATTTAGAAGAGCAAGCTACCAAGGGACTCGTCATTGAAGTAGCTATCCCAAGACAAAAAAAGCGCAAAGCCCGAAAAGCAAAGATGGCCTTGAGTTATGGTCGGGTAGAGATTGCCCGGCCTAAAGATCGTACCAAAGCGCAAGGGCCAGACCGAATTCCATTATACTTTGTACAACTCAAAGAATTGGAACACAGCGTACCTGATGGCGAGGCTCCTGTTCATTGGACGATCTGGACGGATATGGTCATTGAAAATGAGCATCAAGCATTGAAAATTGTCGATATCTACCAAAATAGATGGAATATTGAGGAGCTTTTTAGCTTGTTAAAAACCAAAGGGCTAGAATGCGAATCCGCTCAGGTTGAATCAGGCATTGCTATGAAACGACTCGTGATCATGGCCATGCAGGCGGCATTGCATTTATTACAATTGCTCAAAGACCGCGACCATGTCTACCAAGAAAAGGCTACATTACTAATCGATACGCAGGATCTGACTTTCGTGGAACTACTTATTCCGATCTATGAGGGTCAAACCCAAAAGCAAAAAAATCCCCACCCTCCTGAGTCCTTGGCTCGATTGGCATGGTTAATCGGCAGAATGGGGGGGTACAGTGGCTACAAAAGCCAGTCGCCACCAGGGCCAAAAACCATGCGCTGGGGATGGCGAAGATTTCAGGAGCAACTCTCCGCTTGGCGAATTGTCAATCAAATTAAGCTTGATTAA
- a CDS encoding tetratricopeptide repeat protein translates to MRDLEEYEIIEYDLELMTRGDYDGVLQLRRNQLKKYPHDYQVNYQWAEILVLKKRYEEALNVLSRLHSREKEDEDVIDLVIDCIRGVGKSIADFDWKIEPNILYLNDDLINMLKYLLKGKRGEKRAVSSMYLDLLSKGNLFFDGDEFYDFLKSSKRVHLSNNQDWFEVRIEKIN, encoded by the coding sequence ATGAGGGATCTTGAAGAATATGAAATAATTGAATATGATTTAGAACTTATGACTAGAGGAGATTATGATGGAGTACTACAATTGAGGAGGAATCAATTGAAAAAATATCCGCATGATTACCAGGTCAACTATCAATGGGCCGAAATACTTGTCTTGAAGAAAAGATACGAAGAGGCGCTAAATGTACTAAGTCGACTGCATTCAAGGGAAAAAGAAGATGAAGATGTTATTGATCTAGTAATTGACTGTATTAGGGGTGTTGGTAAGTCTATAGCTGATTTTGATTGGAAGATAGAACCCAATATCCTCTACTTGAATGATGATTTGATCAATATGTTGAAATACCTTTTGAAGGGCAAGCGGGGTGAAAAAAGAGCAGTTTCTAGCATGTATTTAGATTTATTGAGTAAAGGGAATCTATTTTTTGATGGAGATGAATTCTATGACTTTTTAAAGTCATCTAAACGAGTTCATCTCAGCAATAATCAGGATTGGTTTGAAGTTAGGATTGAAAAAATTAATTGA
- a CDS encoding tetratricopeptide repeat protein: MKKTDRYFCCTIIFGFLFFIGYGNIEHSVGSYKTAQTEQDFLAKKKQSSTFIDSIQQNLAPISSNLAKLDSLYKWTIDYNDIDPEKSVKIALLGQQKSQQYSNQEWETKFDFEIADNYIHLAQYDSATIFYDKIISDSKLNKNQPDQAKGLNRKGYLMANQGLFKEAVELYFEALKIFEAIGDQEGISKSFLSIADVLSFLDRCEEGVTYGKKALNIFEQQKDTSNILLAYRTIADSYLGTESYEDALIYIEKSLDLAKTSNPDLMSMASILNTKGNILKYLERYDESIDAYKKSNQICTALNHPGGMSATLANTSDVYMRKGDYKSALPFQKKSYELAVEHGFNMNIIENTDHLSIIYRELNDFENALKYREQNQVFKDSILSVEKDQITKDLSVKYETEKKENLIALQEEQLSRQNLIQMLSYGFAALLILILLLVYKSYKDKQKNNELLTSINKQLEVKNQENELLLKEIHHRVKNNLQTISSLLSLQSESITDKSALDAVQESKNRVASMALIHQKLYQGENLAAIEMRDYFETIGKAIKDSFGEKAKNVSLEVNMPEIELDVDTAIPIGLITNELLTNSFKHAFPDRHDGKISIALSQEKNGLLKLQIADNGPALEYGSDTREEIGFGTLLIQLLTAQLRGTLEKSNESGTATIIQFYRQEKSAA, from the coding sequence ATGAAAAAAACTGATAGATACTTCTGCTGTACCATAATATTTGGCTTCCTTTTTTTTATTGGTTATGGAAACATCGAACACTCGGTTGGCTCGTATAAAACAGCTCAAACGGAACAAGACTTCTTAGCAAAAAAGAAACAGTCTTCAACATTTATTGATAGTATTCAGCAAAATTTAGCCCCCATATCTTCTAACCTTGCAAAACTCGATTCCTTATATAAATGGACAATTGACTATAACGATATTGATCCAGAAAAATCAGTAAAAATAGCCCTGCTGGGTCAGCAAAAATCACAGCAATATTCAAATCAGGAATGGGAAACTAAATTTGATTTTGAAATTGCGGATAATTACATTCATCTCGCTCAATATGATAGCGCAACAATTTTTTACGATAAAATAATTAGCGATTCCAAGTTAAATAAAAACCAACCTGACCAAGCCAAAGGCCTAAACCGAAAAGGATATTTAATGGCAAACCAAGGACTTTTCAAAGAAGCGGTCGAATTGTATTTTGAAGCTTTGAAGATTTTTGAGGCCATAGGGGATCAAGAGGGGATTTCTAAATCTTTTTTAAGTATAGCGGATGTGCTGAGTTTTTTGGACCGATGTGAAGAAGGGGTAACTTATGGGAAAAAAGCTTTAAATATTTTCGAACAACAAAAAGACACCTCCAATATACTTCTTGCATACAGAACCATTGCAGATAGCTACTTAGGAACAGAAAGTTATGAAGACGCACTCATTTATATTGAAAAGTCCTTAGACTTGGCAAAAACAAGTAACCCCGATCTTATGTCTATGGCGAGCATCCTCAATACAAAAGGTAATATCTTGAAATACCTTGAGCGCTATGACGAATCCATTGATGCTTATAAAAAAAGTAATCAAATCTGTACAGCATTAAATCATCCGGGGGGAATGAGTGCCACACTCGCCAATACATCGGATGTATATATGAGAAAAGGGGATTATAAAAGTGCACTACCTTTTCAGAAAAAATCCTATGAGTTAGCAGTCGAACATGGGTTTAACATGAACATCATAGAAAACACCGATCACCTAAGTATTATTTATCGCGAATTAAATGATTTTGAAAATGCACTAAAATACAGAGAACAAAATCAGGTGTTTAAAGATAGTATTTTATCTGTGGAGAAAGACCAAATCACTAAAGACCTATCCGTCAAATATGAAACGGAGAAAAAGGAAAACCTAATAGCGCTTCAAGAAGAACAGCTTTCCCGTCAAAACTTAATTCAAATGTTATCTTATGGGTTTGCTGCCCTTTTGATATTAATACTCCTACTAGTTTATAAAAGCTATAAGGACAAACAAAAAAACAATGAATTGTTGACTTCAATAAACAAACAACTGGAAGTAAAAAACCAGGAAAATGAACTGCTGCTCAAAGAAATCCACCACCGGGTAAAAAACAACCTGCAAACCATTTCCAGTCTGCTCAGCCTGCAATCAGAAAGTATTACCGATAAAAGCGCACTGGATGCCGTGCAGGAGAGCAAAAACCGGGTGGCCTCCATGGCACTGATCCACCAAAAATTATATCAGGGGGAAAACCTCGCCGCCATCGAGATGCGGGACTATTTCGAAACCATCGGAAAAGCTATCAAGGATAGTTTTGGGGAAAAAGCCAAAAACGTTTCGTTGGAGGTCAATATGCCGGAAATCGAACTGGACGTGGACACCGCCATCCCAATCGGGCTCATCACCAACGAACTGCTCACCAATTCCTTTAAACATGCATTTCCAGATAGACACGATGGTAAAATTTCCATTGCTTTAAGCCAGGAAAAAAATGGTTTGCTCAAATTGCAAATTGCCGATAATGGCCCTGCCCTCGAATATGGGTCGGACACAAGAGAGGAAATAGGTTTTGGCACTTTGCTGATCCAATTGCTGACGGCCCAATTGCGTGGGACACTGGAAAAATCAAACGAATCGGGCACCGCAACGATCATCCAGTTTTACCGGCAGGAAAAATCGGCAGCTTAA
- a CDS encoding response regulator, giving the protein MTADKPAKIMMVEDDMIIAADISMQLTKLGYEVTGINTQGEDALKMLEGNRPDIILMDIVLSGKMNGIETAQVILEKFQIPVIFLTSNSDDATFQKAIKAKPYAFISKPFQKADLERTIKLALQRIVVEQESATENAVSEDHVSAIDDRLFIRHNNQLVKVLLTDILYAEADRSYCKLHTEKQTYLLSVPLRNIESQLPSSLFIRVHRSFVVNLIKVDAISEYHEFLTIQSHQVPIARRSKEEVIKHLKMI; this is encoded by the coding sequence ATGACAGCAGACAAACCTGCAAAAATTATGATGGTAGAGGATGATATGATCATCGCAGCCGATATCTCTATGCAACTGACCAAACTTGGTTATGAAGTCACAGGCATCAACACGCAAGGGGAAGATGCATTGAAAATGCTCGAAGGCAATCGGCCCGATATCATCCTGATGGATATTGTCTTGTCCGGCAAAATGAATGGCATCGAGACGGCACAGGTTATTTTAGAGAAATTCCAAATACCAGTGATTTTCCTGACCTCCAACTCCGATGACGCTACTTTTCAGAAAGCCATCAAAGCAAAGCCTTATGCCTTTATTTCAAAGCCTTTCCAAAAAGCTGACTTGGAGCGAACGATAAAGTTGGCGTTGCAGCGGATCGTTGTGGAACAAGAGTCGGCAACTGAAAACGCCGTTTCCGAAGACCATGTATCTGCCATAGATGACCGGCTTTTTATCCGGCATAACAATCAATTGGTCAAGGTGCTTCTCACCGATATTTTGTACGCAGAAGCTGACCGAAGCTATTGTAAGTTACATACCGAAAAACAAACCTACCTTCTATCTGTCCCGCTCCGAAATATTGAATCACAATTACCTTCCAGTTTGTTCATCCGTGTTCACCGGTCCTTCGTTGTCAACCTGATCAAGGTGGATGCCATTAGTGAATACCATGAATTCCTGACCATTCAATCCCACCAGGTCCCCATTGCCAGAAGGTCAAAAGAAGAGGTCATCAAACACTTAAAAATGATCTAA
- a CDS encoding putative metal-binding motif-containing protein, with amino-acid sequence MKNLSFLMLAALFIFVACEKETVETTTSYDQFAKAAVKVDLCHYDADTDTWHVISVSENALNAHLNHGDVLLVDADGDGYVAAENECVPGGDCDDLDATIYPGAEEICGDEIDNNCNGKIDEDCATCPDCEFNWILEDIDLSEACISQNGFRLVIYTYGQVGNYSSGIVVFNDGLWYTGSDYSGVGGNTTAECVACYNEFVAASGLPTCNLFQAENELEYGNIFGQAAALTK; translated from the coding sequence ATGAAAAACCTGTCATTCCTGATGCTTGCAGCACTATTTATTTTTGTTGCCTGCGAAAAAGAAACCGTCGAAACGACTACCTCCTATGACCAATTTGCCAAAGCTGCTGTCAAAGTAGACCTCTGCCATTATGATGCGGATACCGACACCTGGCACGTGATCAGCGTAAGCGAGAATGCCCTCAATGCCCACCTTAACCACGGCGATGTACTGCTGGTAGACGCCGATGGTGATGGCTACGTAGCAGCGGAAAACGAATGTGTGCCCGGCGGCGATTGTGACGATCTGGACGCGACCATCTACCCCGGTGCTGAAGAGATTTGCGGCGACGAAATCGATAACAACTGTAATGGTAAGATCGACGAAGATTGCGCTACTTGCCCGGACTGCGAATTTAACTGGATACTTGAAGATATTGACCTCTCGGAGGCTTGTATCTCTCAAAACGGTTTTCGTTTAGTAATATATACTTACGGGCAAGTAGGTAACTATTCCTCGGGGATTGTAGTCTTCAACGATGGTTTATGGTATACCGGTTCTGATTATAGTGGCGTAGGCGGTAACACAACAGCTGAATGTGTTGCCTGCTATAACGAGTTCGTAGCGGCCTCTGGTCTTCCGACTTGTAACCTTTTTCAGGCCGAGAACGAGCTGGAATATGGAAATATTTTTGGCCAGGCTGCGGCATTAACGAAATAG